A single window of Desulfovibrio psychrotolerans DNA harbors:
- a CDS encoding type II and III secretion system protein family protein, translated as MKITRAYRVMLEPRPRQSGSSRPLTAAILLCALLLTAAFASTAHAQPYGITPQTVEVVKGKSIVIRLDAPAARVSLADTDTADIILLSPVQAYVTGKKPGVTNLTLWSGTGELAGVYDIRVTADLAHLKEMIHRVLPGEQDIRVIGTGEHITLSGTVTSATSLSTALEVAEMFAPEKVTNLMSVGGVHQIMLEVKIAEMHRSLLERLGIDLAYAWKGDFAYSLLNNLFNLDPKNGAISMGETAAVINPSRNGLFRATSGGVTLTGFLDVLKQNGLVKVLAEPTLICRSGEDAQFLAGGEIPVPVPQGLGTVAIEYKEYGVQLVFSPSVISGDRISLRVFPEVSELDYANAIQISGMVIPALTTRRASTVVELGNGQSFAIAGLLHNEVRENIKRYPGLGDIPVLGTLFRSSEFRKNETELVIIVTPHLTKPLDVAQQVLPTDNYTEPTEMEFFFHGKMEGEKRVNVARIQPVSTGRAEDANQRSTGMEGEFGHIIPQ; from the coding sequence ATGAAAATCACCCGCGCATACCGCGTTATGCTTGAACCCCGTCCCCGGCAGAGTGGTTCCTCCCGTCCGCTGACAGCCGCCATTCTTCTGTGCGCCCTGCTGCTCACTGCCGCCTTTGCCTCAACAGCCCACGCGCAGCCATACGGCATCACGCCGCAGACAGTGGAAGTGGTCAAGGGCAAGTCCATTGTCATCCGGCTGGACGCCCCCGCCGCACGCGTCTCCCTTGCGGATACGGACACGGCAGACATCATCCTGCTGTCTCCGGTGCAGGCGTATGTTACGGGCAAGAAGCCCGGCGTCACCAACCTCACGCTGTGGTCGGGCACGGGCGAACTCGCCGGTGTGTACGATATCCGCGTCACCGCCGACCTTGCCCACCTGAAGGAGATGATCCACCGCGTGCTGCCCGGTGAACAGGATATCCGGGTCATCGGCACGGGCGAACACATCACCCTCTCAGGCACCGTCACCAGCGCCACCAGCCTCTCCACCGCTCTGGAAGTGGCGGAAATGTTCGCGCCGGAAAAGGTGACCAATCTCATGAGCGTGGGCGGCGTGCACCAGATCATGCTGGAAGTAAAGATTGCAGAAATGCACCGCTCCTTGCTGGAACGGCTGGGTATAGACCTCGCCTACGCATGGAAGGGCGATTTCGCCTACTCACTGCTTAACAACCTGTTCAATCTGGACCCCAAGAACGGGGCCATTTCCATGGGCGAGACCGCCGCCGTCATCAATCCTTCCCGCAACGGGCTGTTCCGCGCCACCTCCGGCGGCGTAACCCTTACCGGGTTTCTGGACGTGCTCAAGCAGAACGGACTGGTCAAGGTGCTTGCAGAGCCCACCCTCATCTGCCGCAGCGGTGAAGATGCACAGTTCCTCGCGGGCGGCGAAATTCCCGTTCCCGTGCCGCAGGGTCTGGGCACCGTGGCCATAGAATACAAAGAATACGGCGTCCAGCTGGTCTTCAGCCCCTCTGTCATCTCCGGCGACCGCATAAGCCTGCGCGTGTTTCCCGAAGTCTCTGAACTGGACTACGCCAACGCCATCCAGATTTCCGGCATGGTCATTCCCGCGCTCACCACCCGCCGCGCCTCCACCGTGGTGGAACTGGGCAACGGGCAGAGCTTCGCCATTGCCGGGCTCCTGCACAACGAGGTGCGCGAGAACATCAAGCGCTATCCCGGTCTGGGAGACATTCCCGTGCTGGGCACCCTGTTCCGCTCCAGCGAGTTCCGCAAGAACGAGACGGAGCTGGTCATCATCGTCACCCCGCACCTCACCAAGCCGCTGGACGTGGCGCAGCAGGTTCTGCCCACAGACAACTATACCGAACCCACGGAAATGGAATTCTTCTTCCACGGCAAGATGGAGGGCGAAAAACGGGTGAACGTAGCCCGCATCCAGCCTGTCAGCACCGGCAGGGCGGAAGACGCCAACCAGCGTTCCACAGGCATGGAAGGCGAATTCGGCCACATTATCCCGCAATAA
- the cpaB gene encoding Flp pilus assembly protein CpaB yields MRASTLIPLFLGLLLSLAAGFMVFTWMTSSRPQPQAVQAPKTVNIVVASQPVGKGTKLSEQHLRLAAFLPESIPAGTFAAPEELSGRVTSVPLEPGEIITTARLLDDSVQYGGVSSLISPGLRAIAVKGNQILGIAGFIRPGNSVDVLVTIDDERRDKDKAVTKTVLENIRVIATGTELEKKGDDTETSSVDVYTLEMTPVDAEKLALAATRGTLHFALRNPADASTVRTGGTNVPDTLASLTPPPAKKPRSSAPPAVTVELITGTSRQTMRFAQ; encoded by the coding sequence ATGCGCGCATCAACTCTCATTCCGCTTTTCCTTGGGCTCCTGCTTTCGCTGGCAGCCGGCTTCATGGTCTTCACATGGATGACCTCCAGCCGTCCGCAGCCGCAGGCGGTTCAGGCTCCTAAAACAGTGAACATCGTGGTCGCCTCCCAGCCCGTGGGAAAGGGCACCAAGCTTTCCGAGCAGCACCTCAGGCTGGCCGCCTTTCTGCCGGAATCGATTCCTGCGGGCACCTTTGCCGCCCCGGAAGAACTGTCGGGCAGGGTAACGTCCGTTCCGCTGGAACCCGGCGAAATCATCACCACCGCACGCCTTCTGGACGACAGCGTCCAGTACGGCGGCGTCTCCTCCCTCATCAGCCCCGGCCTGCGCGCCATCGCCGTCAAGGGCAACCAGATTCTCGGCATCGCCGGGTTCATCCGTCCAGGTAACAGCGTGGACGTGCTGGTGACCATAGACGACGAACGGCGCGACAAGGACAAGGCCGTCACCAAGACCGTGCTGGAAAACATCCGCGTCATCGCCACAGGCACTGAGCTGGAAAAGAAGGGCGATGATACCGAAACCTCTTCCGTGGACGTCTACACGCTGGAAATGACCCCCGTCGACGCAGAAAAGCTGGCACTGGCCGCCACACGCGGCACCCTGCACTTTGCCCTGCGCAATCCGGCGGACGCAAGCACCGTCCGCACCGGCGGCACCAACGTGCCGGATACGCTGGCATCACTCACCCCGCCGCCCGCCAAGAAGCCCCGCAGCAGCGCGCCCCCTGCCGTAACCGTGGAGCTGATCACCGGCACCAGCCGCCAGACCATGAGGTTCGCACAATGA
- a CDS encoding A24 family peptidase: protein MQLFMNLTLAAVLLTAVITDLRAQRIPNWITFPAMALALAAHTTTQGPEGLIFSLSGLVLGFGVMFVPYLMGVMGAGDVKLMMAAGAFLGMAATLQAFILTSLAGGVYALVMLARRRNVLANIFRALKDSAALFLSTRQLAYVRQTDHTSFPRLCYGVAIAAGTLASMFITWGTAGFVPAQWM from the coding sequence ATGCAACTGTTCATGAACCTCACCCTCGCCGCCGTGCTGCTCACAGCCGTCATAACGGACCTGCGGGCGCAGCGCATTCCCAACTGGATCACCTTTCCCGCCATGGCCCTTGCCCTTGCCGCGCACACCACAACCCAGGGCCCGGAGGGACTGATCTTCAGCCTTTCCGGCCTCGTCCTCGGTTTTGGCGTGATGTTTGTGCCCTACCTCATGGGTGTCATGGGTGCCGGAGACGTCAAGCTCATGATGGCCGCGGGGGCCTTTCTGGGCATGGCCGCAACCCTGCAGGCCTTCATCCTCACCAGCCTTGCAGGCGGCGTTTACGCTCTGGTCATGCTGGCCCGCCGCCGCAATGTGCTGGCGAACATCTTCCGGGCCCTCAAGGACTCCGCCGCCCTGTTCCTGTCCACGCGCCAACTGGCTTATGTGCGGCAGACAGACCATACCAGCTTCCCGCGCCTGTGCTACGGGGTGGCCATCGCCGCGGGAACCCTTGCCTCCATGTTCATCACGTGGGGGACAGCCGGATTCGTTCCGGCACAATGGATGTAA
- a CDS encoding Flp family type IVb pilin: protein MRAIMNFIREEEGATALEYGLLAALIAGVLTAAVTLLGGNIRALFERLAGDIGAA, encoded by the coding sequence ATGCGTGCCATCATGAATTTCATCCGTGAAGAAGAAGGTGCAACCGCTCTGGAATACGGCCTGCTCGCCGCCCTTATCGCCGGTGTGCTGACCGCTGCCGTTACCCTGCTGGGCGGCAACATCCGCGCCCTGTTCGAGCGTCTTGCCGGCGACATCGGTGCCGCGTAA
- a CDS encoding sigma-54-dependent transcriptional regulator — MHHTPAEHILLIEDDPAFGAMLTEALDAKGYSVHREVRAEDALQHLRDHGSHGFDLILTDVKLPGMSGLEAIPRLRQMAPESDIIVMTAFSTKEMAVEAVRQGAYDFFSKPFSLGELEVVVRRCMEKRRLQSTLAQLRSTLLSSGPAGCIIGESSAIREVKERIERIAPLDTTVLILGESGTGKELISDTVHALSPRAGNPFIRVNCAAIPENLFENELFGHEKGAFTGAAQAQAGKFEQADKGTILLDEIGDMPLSIQPKLLRVVEQKQVERLGGRRPVNLDVRIIAATNQHLEDLIREKRFREDLYYRLNVAVIHLPPLRHRREDIIPLAHHFLNRIRRQLALDVDGFTPQAESALQRHDWPGNVRQLANVLEGLAISAAPGRIEEHHVLRALGNATGRNIPSTAPHAIDLREAVEHFEKTLILNALRRTGGSQKDAATLLALNPKNLWAKMRKHAITPDDIAVCTS; from the coding sequence ATGCACCACACGCCCGCAGAACATATCCTGCTCATTGAAGACGACCCCGCCTTCGGTGCCATGCTCACCGAGGCGCTGGATGCCAAGGGCTACAGCGTGCATCGCGAGGTTCGGGCGGAAGATGCCCTGCAACATCTGCGGGACCACGGCAGCCACGGGTTCGACCTCATCCTCACAGACGTAAAGCTGCCCGGCATGTCCGGTCTGGAGGCCATTCCCCGGCTGCGGCAGATGGCGCCGGAATCGGACATCATCGTCATGACCGCCTTTTCCACCAAGGAAATGGCGGTGGAGGCCGTGCGTCAGGGGGCCTACGATTTCTTTTCCAAACCCTTCAGTCTGGGCGAACTGGAAGTGGTGGTCCGCCGCTGCATGGAAAAACGACGCCTCCAGAGCACGCTCGCCCAGTTACGTTCCACCCTGCTTTCCAGCGGCCCGGCAGGCTGCATCATCGGCGAAAGCAGCGCCATCCGCGAGGTCAAGGAACGCATAGAACGCATCGCCCCGCTGGACACCACCGTGCTCATCCTCGGTGAATCAGGCACCGGAAAAGAACTCATTTCCGATACGGTCCACGCCCTTTCGCCGCGTGCGGGCAACCCCTTCATCCGCGTCAACTGCGCCGCCATTCCCGAAAACCTGTTCGAAAACGAACTCTTCGGCCACGAAAAAGGGGCCTTTACCGGTGCCGCACAGGCGCAGGCAGGCAAGTTCGAGCAGGCGGACAAGGGCACCATCCTGCTGGATGAAATAGGCGACATGCCCCTGTCCATCCAGCCCAAGCTGCTGCGCGTGGTGGAACAGAAGCAGGTGGAACGCCTCGGCGGCCGCAGGCCCGTCAATCTGGACGTGCGCATCATCGCCGCCACCAACCAGCATCTGGAAGACCTCATCCGCGAAAAACGGTTCCGCGAAGACCTCTACTACCGCCTGAACGTGGCGGTCATCCATCTTCCGCCGCTCAGGCATCGCCGGGAAGATATCATTCCCCTTGCCCACCATTTCCTGAACCGCATCCGCAGGCAACTCGCGCTGGATGTGGACGGCTTCACCCCGCAGGCGGAATCCGCCCTGCAACGCCACGACTGGCCGGGAAACGTGCGCCAGCTTGCAAACGTGCTCGAAGGCTTGGCCATCAGTGCCGCGCCGGGTCGGATAGAAGAGCACCATGTACTGCGCGCGCTGGGCAACGCCACGGGCCGGAATATCCCGTCAACCGCACCCCACGCCATAGACCTGCGCGAAGCCGTGGAGCACTTCGAAAAAACCCTCATCCTCAACGCCCTGCGCCGCACCGGCGGCAGCCAGAAAGACGCAGCAACCCTCCTCGCCCTCAATCCCAAAAACCTCTGGGCCAAAATGCGCAAGCATGCCATCACGCCGGATGACATTGCCGTCTGCACCTCCTGA
- a CDS encoding FIST N-terminal domain-containing protein, translating into MSGTMHVKTAFSANPDPVLAVAEIAQAIDQPDMAAVLFFASSRYDLGRLAQAVDEAFACPVAGCTTAGEFVTGAGYLSGTIVAASIGSRHVAMHTHLVSPVSTLGSTDAVMAAMELQAGTSQNFLDPERMFALLLVDGLTAREERVIALLQGALGDVPVVGGSAGDDMQFRQTAVYHGGDFHPDAALVALFETDLPFAIFQTHHFIRSDRSFVITAADPATRTVFSIDGLSAAQVYADALGVAAQALEDWHFTLHPFILRLGGQNYVRTVGRVNADGSLVFMSPIDQGLVLHMGTGRDMVYDLDESLHRALAGVPRPKLLIGCECVHRRLEAERCGLTEALSAVLREVPHVGFHTYGEQVDGLHVNQTFTGVILGEGTDT; encoded by the coding sequence ATGTCCGGAACCATGCACGTGAAGACAGCCTTTTCCGCAAACCCCGATCCTGTTCTGGCGGTGGCGGAGATAGCGCAGGCCATTGACCAGCCGGATATGGCGGCCGTGCTGTTTTTTGCGTCTTCGCGGTATGATCTGGGCCGGTTGGCGCAGGCGGTGGATGAGGCGTTTGCCTGCCCGGTGGCGGGATGTACCACGGCGGGGGAGTTTGTGACCGGCGCGGGGTATCTTTCCGGGACTATTGTGGCGGCGAGCATTGGATCGCGGCATGTGGCCATGCATACACATCTTGTTTCGCCCGTCTCCACCTTGGGTTCCACCGATGCGGTGATGGCTGCCATGGAGTTGCAGGCGGGCACGTCGCAGAATTTTCTGGACCCGGAGCGCATGTTCGCCCTGCTGCTGGTGGACGGCCTGACGGCGCGCGAGGAACGGGTTATCGCTTTGCTGCAGGGTGCTTTGGGCGATGTGCCCGTGGTGGGCGGTTCCGCCGGGGACGATATGCAGTTCCGGCAGACTGCCGTGTACCACGGAGGTGATTTTCATCCGGATGCAGCGCTGGTTGCCCTGTTTGAGACGGATTTGCCCTTTGCCATTTTTCAGACCCATCATTTTATCCGCTCGGACAGGTCGTTTGTCATAACAGCAGCCGATCCGGCGACCCGAACCGTGTTCTCCATAGACGGGCTTTCTGCCGCGCAGGTGTATGCAGACGCGCTGGGTGTGGCGGCGCAGGCGCTGGAGGACTGGCATTTCACGCTGCATCCCTTTATCCTGCGGCTGGGCGGGCAAAACTATGTGCGTACCGTGGGCAGGGTGAATGCGGACGGAAGCCTTGTGTTCATGAGCCCCATTGATCAGGGGCTTGTGCTGCATATGGGAACGGGCAGGGACATGGTGTATGATCTGGATGAATCCCTGCACCGTGCCCTTGCCGGAGTGCCCCGGCCGAAGCTGCTCATCGGCTGCGAATGCGTGCACCGCAGGCTGGAGGCTGAGCGGTGCGGCCTGACGGAAGCCCTGAGCGCCGTGTTGCGCGAGGTGCCGCATGTGGGCTTTCATACCTACGGTGAGCAGGTGGACGGGCTGCATGTGAACCAGACCTTTACCGGGGTGATCCTGGGTGAAGGGACGGATACGTAG
- the purT gene encoding formate-dependent phosphoribosylglycinamide formyltransferase has product MASIGTPLTPSATRMMLLGSGELGKEVAIEAMRLGVEVIAVDRYENAPAMQVAHRSYPISMLDGAALRRIIETEKPDIIVPEIEAIATDTLVELEREGFTVVPTARAARLTMNREGIRRLAAEELGLPTSTYRFADTEEEYRAAVAAIGLPCVVKPVMSSSGKGQSTVRTEADIASAWAYSQEGGRTGSGRVIVEGFVDFDYEITQLTVRHAGGTSFCDPIGHVQVDGDYRLSWQPQPMSPKALEEARRVAGAITEALGGWGIFGVELFIRGDEVIFSEVSPRPHDTGLVTVISQDMSEFALHVRAILGLPVPAIIQRGPAASSVVLVEGNGTGLTFANLDKALSEPQTQLLLFGKAEVKGKRRMGVALALAESIEEAKRKAQRVSAAVTVRFE; this is encoded by the coding sequence ATGGCATCTATTGGAACCCCGCTCACCCCTTCCGCCACCCGTATGATGCTGCTCGGCTCCGGAGAGCTGGGCAAGGAAGTCGCCATAGAGGCCATGCGGCTGGGCGTGGAGGTGATTGCGGTAGACAGGTATGAAAACGCTCCGGCCATGCAGGTGGCGCACCGTTCCTACCCCATAAGCATGCTGGACGGGGCGGCTCTGCGGCGCATTATAGAGACCGAGAAGCCGGACATTATTGTGCCGGAAATAGAGGCTATTGCCACGGATACCCTTGTGGAACTGGAGCGGGAAGGCTTTACCGTGGTGCCCACGGCCCGCGCCGCCCGCCTGACCATGAACCGTGAGGGCATACGGCGTTTGGCTGCGGAGGAACTGGGGCTGCCCACATCTACCTACCGTTTTGCGGATACGGAGGAGGAGTACCGTGCCGCTGTTGCCGCCATAGGGTTGCCCTGCGTGGTCAAGCCGGTGATGAGTTCTTCCGGCAAGGGGCAGAGCACGGTGCGGACGGAGGCCGACATAGCATCGGCATGGGCGTATTCGCAGGAGGGCGGACGCACCGGCAGCGGGCGCGTGATTGTGGAAGGGTTTGTAGACTTTGATTATGAAATCACGCAGTTGACCGTGCGCCATGCGGGGGGAACCAGCTTTTGCGATCCCATAGGGCATGTGCAGGTGGACGGCGACTACCGCCTTTCATGGCAGCCACAGCCCATGAGCCCCAAGGCGCTGGAGGAAGCCCGCCGTGTTGCAGGGGCCATTACGGAGGCCTTGGGCGGCTGGGGGATATTCGGGGTGGAGTTGTTCATACGCGGGGACGAGGTGATTTTCAGCGAAGTTTCGCCCCGCCCGCATGACACGGGGCTGGTGACCGTTATCTCGCAGGACATGAGCGAGTTTGCGCTGCACGTGCGCGCGATTCTGGGGCTGCCGGTTCCGGCCATCATCCAGCGTGGTCCCGCCGCTTCCAGCGTGGTGCTGGTGGAGGGCAACGGCACCGGGCTTACCTTTGCCAATCTGGACAAGGCACTCAGCGAACCGCAGACGCAGTTGCTCCTGTTCGGCAAGGCGGAAGTGAAGGGCAAACGGCGTATGGGCGTTGCACTGGCGCTGGCTGAGTCCATAGAGGAAGCAAAGCGCAAGGCGCAACGGGTATCCGCCGCCGTGACGGTGCGGTTTGAATAA
- a CDS encoding outer membrane homotrimeric porin — MKRIITLMLALGLVFGAVANSSAAEIKAKGSFTMEYGWMDNLNFEKGSSTGGDGRSEDDFIAQQRFRTQIDIVASENLSGVVFFEIDNAWGRNVAGDSKTKGGQLGADGINVETKRAFIDWTVPNTDLAFRMGIQGLALPAPVAGSSILDDDVAAILATYKFNDMLTLNAFWARPYDSRQGERYADVNFHEDEIDLFGLIAGIELDGMTITPWAMYGAVGAGAEAVGGLQSLFAANAPSGVISGNATNNWGPATHTALPAFIYNSYNGTENIDNHRAWWLGLGYELNMFDPIVFSFEAVYGKVDGGDLNYRLTGVNGTDPANAFANGTVFRSDDDILDREGWALAAKLSYKMDMLTPGIIGWYATGEDDDITNGSERLPVISGAFSPTTFGFDGYAGGNVTPTGDLLGTSYDGKWGLGLVLEDIKVIEDLTSQIRVVYVKGTNDHDVLDSLVKYTSTSKATFLSNNIGTFMTDKDQAWEVNFDHKYMIYENLAMIVELGYVNLDLNDSAWGLNQAGATKYDEDAWKANLIFQYTF; from the coding sequence ATGAAACGCATCATCACTCTGATGCTCGCTCTCGGCCTCGTCTTCGGTGCTGTCGCCAACAGCTCCGCAGCCGAAATCAAGGCCAAGGGTTCGTTCACCATGGAATACGGCTGGATGGACAACCTGAACTTTGAAAAGGGTTCCTCCACCGGCGGCGACGGCCGCTCTGAAGACGACTTCATCGCTCAGCAGCGCTTCCGCACCCAGATCGACATCGTGGCCAGCGAAAACCTGTCCGGTGTCGTGTTCTTTGAAATCGACAACGCTTGGGGCCGCAACGTTGCGGGCGACTCCAAGACCAAGGGCGGCCAGCTCGGTGCCGACGGTATCAACGTCGAAACCAAGCGCGCCTTCATCGACTGGACCGTGCCGAACACCGATCTGGCGTTCCGCATGGGTATCCAGGGTCTGGCCCTGCCCGCCCCCGTGGCTGGCTCTTCCATCCTGGATGACGACGTGGCAGCCATTCTGGCTACCTACAAGTTCAACGACATGCTGACCCTGAACGCCTTCTGGGCGCGTCCTTATGACTCCCGTCAGGGCGAACGGTATGCCGATGTGAACTTCCACGAAGATGAAATCGACCTGTTCGGTCTCATCGCCGGTATCGAACTGGACGGCATGACCATCACCCCCTGGGCCATGTATGGCGCAGTAGGTGCTGGTGCAGAGGCTGTTGGCGGCCTGCAGTCCCTGTTCGCAGCAAACGCTCCCAGTGGTGTCATCTCTGGTAACGCTACCAACAACTGGGGCCCGGCTACCCACACTGCCCTCCCCGCCTTCATTTACAATTCCTACAACGGCACCGAGAACATTGATAACCATCGCGCATGGTGGCTCGGCCTTGGCTATGAGCTGAACATGTTCGACCCCATCGTGTTCTCCTTCGAAGCCGTGTACGGTAAGGTTGACGGCGGCGATCTGAACTACCGTCTGACCGGTGTCAACGGCACAGATCCCGCTAACGCGTTTGCAAACGGCACCGTCTTCCGCTCCGATGACGACATCCTTGACCGCGAAGGCTGGGCACTGGCTGCCAAGCTGAGCTACAAGATGGACATGCTCACCCCCGGCATCATCGGCTGGTACGCTACCGGTGAAGACGACGACATCACCAACGGTTCCGAGCGTCTGCCCGTGATCTCCGGCGCCTTCTCCCCCACCACCTTCGGCTTTGACGGCTATGCCGGCGGCAACGTCACCCCCACCGGTGACCTGCTGGGCACCAGCTACGACGGCAAGTGGGGCCTGGGCCTCGTTCTGGAAGACATCAAGGTTATCGAAGACCTGACCTCCCAGATCCGCGTTGTCTACGTGAAGGGTACCAACGATCACGACGTGCTTGACAGCCTCGTTAAGTACACCAGCACCTCCAAGGCTACCTTCCTCAGCAACAACATCGGTACCTTCATGACCGACAAGGACCAGGCTTGGGAAGTGAACTTCGACCACAAGTACATGATCTATGAAAACCTGGCCATGATCGTGGAACTGGGTTACGTGAACCTGGACCTCAACGACTCCGCATGGGGCCTGAACCAGGCTGGCGCAACCAAGTACGACGAAGATGCTTGGAAGGCTAACCTGATCTTCCAGTACACCTTCTAA
- the uvrC gene encoding excinuclease ABC subunit UvrC has product MDKIDLTAVPLTPGVYLFKDEGGRIIYVGKAKHLRRRVASYFRPEDALTPKTRAMLRMARTVDTISTTSEKEALLLEASLIKKHRPRYNILLRDDKQYVLFKLTKRHAWPRLTLTRKVVRDGSAYFGPFTSAVAARETWKAIHAVFALRRCADRAFANRTRPCLYHYMQQCPAPCCLPVDAAVYREMVGKVEMLLRGRSSELLGILRAQMEEASENLAFEQAAVLRDQMAAITRTVERQAAVLPDARDMDVLGVAETPAGLALGLLFVRGGMLTDKRDFVWPGLGLEEAPEVLSSFLAQYYGPHSVIPERIVVPWAIDTEAAVAELSGIADVLDMPDMLAPDKFAPDKLDTDRPDAGGPEHRGAEADAAGGETMPALAEALSDLRGGVVRVGPPRNETENRLVSMAQRNAAESARAARGLDTASLLAARLGMAQPPVRIEAVDVSHTGGRNTRVGMVVFEDGRPAKDQYRTYAFADEDAGGDDYGVLAQWMGRRLESGPPWPDLLLIDGGKGQLAAVVSVLEREGAADRFAVAAIAKARSEDHGRADRRKGNVADVVYLPGRMNPVNMKAGSQELLFLQLVRDTVHDYSLRRHRKARAGSALSGELQRIPGVGPALAKALWAHFPTVRAMAEASEEELAAIPGIGRAKARSIRSALAAMRAGR; this is encoded by the coding sequence ATGGACAAGATTGATCTCACAGCCGTGCCGCTCACACCGGGGGTGTATCTCTTTAAGGACGAGGGCGGGCGCATTATCTACGTGGGCAAGGCCAAGCATCTGCGGCGGCGGGTGGCATCGTATTTCCGGCCGGAAGATGCGCTGACCCCCAAGACGCGGGCCATGCTGCGCATGGCGCGAACGGTGGACACGATTTCCACCACGTCTGAAAAAGAGGCCCTGCTGCTGGAAGCGAGCCTTATCAAGAAGCACAGGCCCCGGTATAATATTCTGCTGCGCGACGACAAGCAGTATGTGCTGTTTAAGCTGACCAAGCGGCACGCATGGCCGCGCCTGACGCTTACCCGCAAGGTGGTGAGGGACGGTTCGGCCTATTTCGGGCCGTTTACGTCTGCCGTGGCGGCGCGGGAGACATGGAAGGCCATACACGCCGTGTTTGCGTTGCGGCGGTGCGCGGACAGGGCGTTTGCCAACCGGACGCGGCCTTGCCTCTATCATTATATGCAGCAGTGTCCTGCGCCGTGCTGCCTGCCTGTGGATGCGGCGGTGTACCGCGAGATGGTGGGCAAGGTGGAGATGTTGCTGCGGGGGCGGTCTTCCGAACTGCTCGGCATATTGCGTGCACAGATGGAAGAGGCTTCTGAGAATCTTGCGTTTGAGCAGGCGGCGGTGCTGCGTGACCAGATGGCCGCCATTACCCGTACTGTGGAGCGGCAGGCGGCGGTGCTGCCCGATGCGCGCGATATGGATGTGCTGGGTGTGGCGGAAACCCCGGCCGGGCTTGCGCTGGGGCTGCTTTTTGTGCGCGGGGGGATGCTTACCGATAAGCGTGACTTTGTCTGGCCGGGGCTGGGACTGGAGGAGGCACCGGAGGTGCTGAGCAGTTTTCTGGCCCAGTATTATGGCCCGCACAGCGTGATACCGGAGCGGATTGTGGTGCCTTGGGCCATAGACACGGAAGCCGCCGTAGCGGAGTTATCCGGGATAGCGGACGTATTGGATATGCCGGACATGCTGGCACCGGACAAGTTCGCACCGGACAAGCTGGATACGGACAGGCCGGATGCGGGCGGGCCGGAGCATCGTGGAGCAGAGGCGGACGCCGCAGGCGGTGAAACCATGCCCGCGCTTGCGGAAGCCCTTTCCGACTTGCGCGGGGGTGTGGTGCGCGTGGGACCGCCCCGCAACGAGACGGAAAACAGGCTGGTTTCCATGGCGCAGCGTAATGCGGCGGAGAGTGCGCGCGCGGCACGCGGGCTGGATACAGCAAGCCTGCTGGCGGCGCGGCTGGGCATGGCGCAGCCGCCCGTGCGTATTGAGGCGGTGGATGTTTCGCACACCGGGGGGCGGAATACCCGCGTGGGCATGGTGGTGTTTGAAGACGGCAGGCCCGCCAAGGACCAGTACCGCACGTATGCCTTTGCGGATGAGGACGCCGGAGGCGACGACTACGGCGTGCTGGCGCAGTGGATGGGGCGCAGGCTGGAATCCGGCCCGCCATGGCCCGACCTGCTGCTCATAGACGGGGGCAAAGGGCAGTTGGCTGCGGTGGTTTCCGTACTGGAGCGGGAAGGGGCCGCGGACAGATTTGCCGTGGCAGCCATAGCCAAGGCGCGGAGTGAGGACCACGGCAGGGCAGACAGGCGCAAGGGCAATGTGGCCGATGTGGTGTATCTGCCGGGCAGGATGAACCCCGTGAACATGAAGGCCGGTTCGCAGGAGCTGCTGTTTCTGCAACTGGTGCGTGATACGGTGCACGACTATTCGCTGCGGCGGCACCGCAAGGCGCGGGCGGGGTCTGCGCTTTCCGGCGAGTTGCAGCGTATTCCCGGCGTGGGACCGGCACTTGCCAAGGCACTGTGGGCGCATTTTCCCACCGTGCGGGCTATGGCGGAAGCCAGCGAAGAGGAACTTGCCGCCATTCCCGGCATAGGGCGGGCCAAGGCGCGGAGTATCCGGTCGGCACTTGCGGCCATGCGGGCTGGCCGCTGA